One segment of Megachile rotundata isolate GNS110a chromosome 4, iyMegRotu1, whole genome shotgun sequence DNA contains the following:
- the Tbh gene encoding tyramine beta hydroxylase: MFFGAYLLIILALLKNGFCTSLHNHQDKEESSEDSIIHTVPLGSAATFHWRVDFMSEVIIAEVHYKGTDNTWFAIGFSNYGELQPADYCVLWVDWHRQIQLQDAWANEEGKLNLDSQQDCDNFAWRRKGNVIKFTFSRKFDTCDENDYIMERGTTHLVWLKGVGPLSSLAGLQVSDSEASGMARTELIRVHHKKPTFPSNAWHFEILADQVKVPNKETTYWCRVQKLPAVLAQKHHILQFGPVIQTGNEHLVHHMEVFHCAGPANLEIPMYNGPCDGTDRPEKTQICKKVLAAWAMGADAFVYPDEAGLSIGGPDFNPYVMLEVHYNNPELQDGHTDSSGIRFILTKSLRKYDAGVIELGLEYTDKMAIPPQQEAFTLSGHCIQECTGVGLPQQGIHIFGSQLHTHLTGTKVVTRHIRDGEELPLLNYDNHYSTHFQEIRLLPKPVTILPGDSLITTCTYNTIDRKNITLGGFAISDEMCVNYIHYYPNARLEVCKSAISDDALRTYFRYMKEWESQPTSVDEGISTNYKSIEWTKVRVQALHDLYEAAPLGMQCNGSDGSRLPGLWDNIAATPVKLPLAPPARNCPTSFLNQETNSM; the protein is encoded by the exons ATGTTTTTTGGTGCATACCTATTAATTATATTAGCACTCTTAAAAAATGGATTCTGCACATCTTTGCACAATCATCAGGACAAAGAAGAATCATCAGAAGACAGCATCATTCATACTGTTCCACTTGGTTCGGCAGCTACTTTTCATTGGAG GGTTGATTTTATGAGCGAAGTCATAATCGCGGAAGTTCATTACAAAGGTACCGACAATACTTGGTTTGCCATTGGTTTCTCAAACTATGGGGAATTGCAACCGGCCGATTATTGCGTCTTGTGGGTCGACTGGCACCGTCAAATTCAGCTGCAG GATGCATGGGCGAATGAAGAGGGAAAGTTAAACCTGGATTCGCAGCAAGATTGTGATAACTTTGCGTGGAGAAGAAAAGGAAACGTAATAAAGTTCACATTTTCTAGAAAGTTTGATACTTGCGATGAAAATGATTACATTATGGAG agGGGCACGACGCATTTAGTATGGCTGAAAGGTGTGGGACCATTATCTTCTTTAGCTGGGTTGCAAGTCTCGGACTCGGAAGCTTCCGGTATGGCCAGGACTGAATTGATTCGAGTCCATCATAAAAAACCAACATTTCCTTCAAACGCATGGCATTTTGAAATACTGGCTGATCAAGTGAAAGTGCCGAATAAAGAAACGACTTACTGGTGCCGTGTTCAGAAATTGCCAGCCGTTCTCGCTCAGAA ACATCACATTCTTCAGTTTGGCCCAGTTATTCAAACAGGCAATGAGCATTTGGTACATCATATGGAAGTCTTCCATTGTGCTGGACCTGCGAATCTCGAAATCCCCATGTACAATGGTCCGTGTGACGGCACTGATAGACCAGAGAAGACGCAG ATATGTAAGAAAGTTTTGGCAGCATGGGCAATGGGAGCAGATGCATTCGTCTATCCAGACGAAGCTGGTCTCTCGATTGGTGGTCCGGATTTTAATCCTTACGTTATGTTAGAAGTGCATTACAACAATCCTGAGCTTCAGGATGGGCATACCGATTCCTCAGGCATTCGTTTTATTCTTACAAAGAGTCTTCGAAAATATGACGCTGGAGTGATCGAACTGGGATTAGAGTATACTGATAAAATGGCAATTCCACCGCAACAA GAAGCATTCACTTTGTCGGGTCACTGCATACAGGAGTGCACAGGCGTCGGTCTTCCTCAACAGGGTATTCACATATTTGGTTCCCAACTTCATACGCATTTAACAGGAACAAAAGTTGTAACTCGACACATCAGGGACGGAGAAGAATTGCCTCTTTTAAATTACGATAATCATTATTCCACTCATTTTCAAGAGATCCGACTTTTGCCTAAACCAGTCACCATCCTTCCT GGTGATTCGTTGATAACGACTTGTACGTATAACACAATAGACAGAAAAAATATTACGCTGGGTGGATTCGCCATCTCGGATGAAATGTGTGTAAATTACATACATTATTATCCGAATGCTAGGCTAGAAGTCTGTAAGAGCGCGATAAGTGACGACGCTTTGAGAACGTATTTCCGATATATGAAAGAATGGGAAAGTCAGCCAACCAGTGTGGACGAAGGAATTTCTACGAATTATAAAAGCATCGAGTGGACTAAAGTCCGTGTACAAGCTCTTCATGATCTTTACGAGGCTGCTCCATTAg GGATGCAATGCAATGGATCAGACGGATCTCGACTTCCTGGATTATGGGATAACATAGCAGCGACACCCGTCAAGCTACCTCTGGCTCCTCCAGCTCGAAATTGTCCAACTTCGTTTTTGAACCAAGAAACTAATTCTATGTaa